In the Streptomyces sp. NBC_00193 genome, GCCCGCTAGTCACCCCCCCCATCCCCGCGCAGCACACCCACAACGAAGTGGAGGGCCACCCCGTGACCGCAATCGAAGAAGAGCCCCGCGTCATCGAAGCCGCCGCCGTGCCCGCGAGGTTCGCCCGCGGCTGGCACTGCCTGGGACTCGCGGCCTCCTTCAAGGACGGAACCCCGCACGAGATCCAGGCCTTCGGGACCAAGCTCGTCGTCTTCCAGGGGGCCGACTCCGGCGAGCTGAGCATCCTGAACGCCTACTGCCCCCACATGGGCGGCAACCTCGCCCACGGCACCGTCAAGGGCGACACCGTCGCCTGCCCCTTCCACGACTGGCGCTGGTCCGGGGACGGCCGCTGCGCCGCCATCCCCTACGCCCGGCGGGTCCCGCCGCGCGCCAGGACCCGCGCCTGGACCTCCCTGGAGCGCAACGGCCAGCTCTACGTCTGGCACGACCCGGAGGGCAACCCGCCGCCGCCCGAGGTCACGATCCCCGTCATCGAGGGCGTCGGCGACCCCGAGTGGAGCGACTGGAGCTGGAACTTCCTGCGCGTCGAGAACTCCAACTGCCGCGAGATCGTCGACAACGTCGTCGACATGGCGCACTTCTACTACGTGCACTACGCCTTCCCGCACTACTTCAAGAACGTCTTCGACGGTCACGTCGCCACCCAGTACATGGAGTCCACCCCGCGCGGCGACGTGGACCTCGGCACCCTCTCCACCGGCGGCGGCCTGCGCTCGGACGCCTCGTACTACGGTCCCTCGTACATGATCGACAAGCTGTGGAGCGACATCGGCGGCGGCGTCGAACTCGAATCGGTCCTCATCAACTGCCATTACCCGATCGACGAGAACAGCTTCATGCTCATGTACGGGACCATCGTCAAGAAGCTCCCCGGCATGAGCGACGAACAGGCCGCCGAGGCCGCCCGGCTCACCTCCGA is a window encoding:
- a CDS encoding Rieske 2Fe-2S domain-containing protein; this encodes MTAIEEEPRVIEAAAVPARFARGWHCLGLAASFKDGTPHEIQAFGTKLVVFQGADSGELSILNAYCPHMGGNLAHGTVKGDTVACPFHDWRWSGDGRCAAIPYARRVPPRARTRAWTSLERNGQLYVWHDPEGNPPPPEVTIPVIEGVGDPEWSDWSWNFLRVENSNCREIVDNVVDMAHFYYVHYAFPHYFKNVFDGHVATQYMESTPRGDVDLGTLSTGGGLRSDASYYGPSYMIDKLWSDIGGGVELESVLINCHYPIDENSFMLMYGTIVKKLPGMSDEQAAEAARLTSEGLAVGFEQDVEIWKNKTRIDNPLLTEEDGPVYQLRRWYEQFYVDAADVKDEMVRRFEFEIDTARATAAWKAEVAENLARRAAGTP